From Mus musculus strain C57BL/6J chromosome 8, GRCm38.p6 C57BL/6J, a single genomic window includes:
- the Adgrl1 gene encoding adhesion G protein-coupled receptor L1 isoform X3, with translation MCSVMKWSRKGMGGWGGAPHLSDISAASVPPPEPGMVTGGLQSVSLGARTLWIYTHPSLSLFPLHSSLTPNVPGVLLFSMPPLHPEPPETLPAGAALDSSLGAASLRPFLSYLLRLPAERSPDSIRDPRRRIDSPKPPCQIFVCPGTLQKVLEPTSTHESEHQSGAWCKDPLQAGDRIYVMPWIPYRTDTLTEYASWEDYVAARHTTTYRLPNRVDGTGFVVYDGAVFYNKERTRNIVKYDLRTRIKSGETVINTANYHDTSPYRWGGKTDIDLAVDENGLWVIYATEGNNGRLVVSQLNPYTLRFEGTWETGYDKRSASNAFMVCGVLYVLRSVYVDDDSEAAGNRVDYAFNTNANREEPVSLAFPNPYQFVSSVDYNPRDNQLYVWNNYFVVRYSLEFGPPDPSAGPATSPPLSTTTTARPTPLTSTASPAATTPLRRAPLTTHPVGAINQLGPDLPPATAPAPSTRRPPAPNLHVSPELFCEPREVRRVQWPATQQGMLVERPCPKGTRGIASFQCLPALGLWNPRGPDLSNCTSPWVNQVAQKIKSGENAANIASELARHTRGSIYAGDVSSSVKLMEQLLDILDAQLQALRPIERESAGKNYNKMHKRERTCKDYIKAVVETVDNLLRPEALESWKDMNATEQVHTATMLLDVLEEGAFLLADNVREPARFLAAKQNVVLEVTVLNTEGQVQELVFPQEYPSENSIQLSANTIKQNSRNGVVKVVFILYNNLGLFLSTENATVKLAGEAGTGGPGGASLVVNSQVIAASINKESSRVFLMDPVIFTVAHLEAKNHFNANCSFWNYSERSMLGYWSTQGCRLVESNKTHTTCACSHLTNFAVLMAHREIYQGRINELLLSVITWVGIVISLVCLAICISTFCFLRGLQTDRNTIHKNLCINLFLAELLFLVGIDKTQYEVACPIFAGLLHYFFLAAFSWLCLEGVHLYLLLVEVFESEYSRTKYYYLGGYCFPALVVGIAAAIDYRSYGTEKACWLRVDNYFIWSFIGPVSFVIVVNLVFLMVTLHKMIRSSSVLKPDSSRLDNIKSWALGAIALLFLLGLTWAFGLLFINKESVVMAYLFTTFNAFQGVFIFVFHCALQKKVHKEYSKCLRHSYCCIRSPPGGTHGSLKTSAMRSNTRYYTGTQSRIRRMWNDTVRKQTESSFMAGDINSTPTLNRGTMGNHLLTNPVLQPRGGTSPYNTLIAESVGFNPSSPPVFNSPGSYREPKHPLGGREACGMDTLPLNGNFNNSYSLRSGDFPPGDGGPEPPRGRNLADAAAFEKMIISELVHNNLRGASGGAKGPPPEPPVPPVPGVSEDEAGGPGSADRAEIELLYKALEEPLLLPRAQSVLYQSDLDESESCTAEDGATSRPLSSPPGRDSLYASGANLRDSPSYPDSSPEGPNEALPPPPPAPPGPPEIYYTSRPPALVARNPLQGYYQVRRPSHEGYLAAPSLEGPGPDGDGQMQLVTSL, from the exons AAGTGGAGCAGAAAG GGAatgggggggtggggcggggcccCCCACCTTTCTGACATCAGCGCTGCCTCGGTCCCTCCTCCCGAGCCGGGGATGGTCACAG GTGGTCTCCAGAGCGTCTCCCTTGGAGCCAGGACTTTGTGGATATACACACACCCCTCCTtgtctctcttccctctgcaCAGCTCCCTCACCCCCAATGTCCCGGGAGTCCTGTTGTTCTCCATGCCCCCACTCCACCCTGAGCCACCAGAGACCCTGCCGGCTGGGGCAGCACTGGACTCCTCCCTAGGAGCTGCTTCCCTCCGTCCTTTCCTCAGCTACCTACTGAGGCTGCCAGCTGAGAGGAGCCCAGACAGCATCAGGGACCCGAGGAGAAGGATAGACAGCCCTAAGCCTCCCTGCCAGA TCTTCGTGTGCCCAGGGACCCTGCAGAAGGTGCTGGAGCCCACCTCTACACATGAGTCAGAGCATCAGTCTGGTGCATGGTGCAAGGACCCGCTGCAGGCAGGTGACCGTATCTACGTTATGCCCTGGATCCCCTACCGCACGGACACATTGACTGAATATGCCTCATGGGAGGACTATGTAGCCGCACGCCACACCACCACGTACAGACTGCCCAACCGTGTAGATGGCACTGGCTTTGTGGTCTACGATGGCGCAGTCTTCTACAACAAGGAGCGCACTCGCAACATTGTCAAATATGACCTGCGGACCCGCATCAAGAGCGGGGAAACTGTCATAAACACAGCCAACTACCACGATACCTCACCTTACCGCTGGGGAGGTAAAACCGACATTGACCTGGCAGTAGATGAGAACGGACTGTGGGTCATCTATGCAACTGAGGGCAACAATGGGCGCTTGGTGGTAAGCCAGCTCAACCCCTACACGTTGCGTTTTGAGGGCACTTGGGAAACAGGCTATGACAAGCGCTCGGCCTCCAATGCCTTCATGGTGTGCGGCGTCCTCTATGTGCTGCGTTCTGTCTATGTGGACGATGATAGCGAGGCCGCAGGCAACCGCGTGGACTATGCCTTCAACACCAATGCGAACCGTGAGGAGCCCGTCAGTCTGGCCTTCCCCAACCCCTACCAGTTCGTATCTTCTGTTGACTACAACCCCCGGGACAACCAGCTCTATGTATGGAACAACTACTTTGTTGTGCGCTATAGCCTGGAGTTTGGACCCCCAGATCCCAGTGCTG GCCCAGCCACTTCCCCGCCTCTCAGTACCACCACCACAGCCCGGCCCACACCCCTCACCAGCACAGCCTCGCCTGCAGCCACCACTCCACTCCGCCGGGCACCCCTCACCACACACCCAGTGGGTGCCATCAACCAGCTGGGACCTGACCTGCCTCCAGCCACAGCTCCAGCACCCAGTACCCGAAGGCCTCCAGCCCCCAATCTGCATGTGTCCCCTGAGCTCTTCTGTGAACCCAGAGAGGTCCGGCGGGTCCAGTGGCCAGCTACCCAACAGGGTATGCTGGTGGAGAGACCTTGCCCCAAGGGAACTCGAG GAATTGCCTCATTCCAGTGCCTCCCAGCTCTGGGGCTCTGGAATCCTCGGGGCCCTGACCTCAGCAACTGCACTTCTCCCTGGGTCAACCAAGTAGCCCAGAAG ATCAAGAGTGGAGAGAATGCGGCCAACATTGCCAGTGAGCTGGCCCGCCACACACGGGGCTCTATCTATGCTGGGGACGTGTCCTCCTCAGTGAAGCTGATGGAACAACTGCTAGATATCCTGGATGCCCAGCTCCAGGCCCTACGGCCCATTGAACGAGAGTCAGCCGGCAAGAACTACAATAAG aTGCACAAGCGAGAGAGAACCTGCAAGGACTACATCAAG GCTGTGGTGGAGACAGTGGATAACCTGCTTCGGCCGGAGGCGCTTGAGTCATGGAAAGACATGAATGCCACCGAACAGGTTCATACAGCCACCATGCTTCTAGATGTCCTGGAGGAGGGTGCCTTCCTGCTGGCTGACAATGTCAGAGAACCTGCTCGCTTCTTGGCTGCCAAGCAGAACGTGG TCCTGGAGGTAACTGTGCTGAACACGGAGGGCCAAGTGCAGGAGTTGGTGTTCCCCCAAGAGTATCCCAGTGAGAACTCCATTCAGCTCTCCGCCAACACCATCAAGCAGAACAGCCGCAACG GTGTGGTGAAAGTTGTCTTCATTCTCTACAACAACCTGGGCCTCTTCTTGTCCACGGAGAATGCCACAGTGAAGCTGGCAGGTGAGGCAGGGACAGGTGGCCCTGGAGGTGCCTCCCTGGTGGTCAACTCACAGGTCATCGCAGCATCTATCAATAAGGAGTCTAGCCGCGTCTTCCTCATGGACCCTGTCATCTTTACTGTAGCCCACTTGGAG GCCAAGAACCACTTCAATGCAAACTGCTCCTTCTGGAACTACTCAGAGCGCTCCATGCTGGGCTACTGGTCAACCCAGGGCTGCCGATTGGTGGAGTCCAATAAGACCCATACCACATGTGCCTGCAGCCACCTCACCAACTTCGCAGTGCTCATGGCTCACCGAGAGATC TACCAAGGCCGTATTAATGAGCTGCTGCTGTCAGTCATCACCTGGGTTGGTATTGTCATCTCCCTGGTCTGTCTGGCTATCTGCATCtccaccttctgcttcctgcgGGGCTTGCAGACTGACCGCAACACCATCCACAAGAATCTGTGCATCAACCTCTTCCTTGCGGAGCTGCTCTTCCTGGTTGGAATAGATAAAACTCAGTATGAG GTCGCCTGCCCTATCTTTGCGGGACTGCTGCACTACTTCTTCCTGGCCGCCTTCTCCTGGCTGTGCCTGGAGGGCGTGCACCTCTACCTGTTGCTGGTGGAGGTGTTCGAGAGCGAGTATTCACGCACCAAGTACTATTACCTAGGTGGCTACTGCTTCCCAGCCCTGGTGGTCGGCATCGCAGCAGCCATTGACTACCGAAGCTACGGCACTGAAAAGGC CTGCTGGCTGAGGGTGGATAACTACTTCATCTGGAGCTTCATTGGGCCCGTCTCGTTTGTCATTGTG GTGAACCTGGTGTTCCTCATGGTGACCCTGCACAAGATGATCCGAAGCTCATCAGTGCTCAAGCCTGACTCTAGTCGCCTTGACAACATCAA GTCCTGGGCGCTGGGTGCCATTGCACTGCTCTTCCTGCTGGGCCTCACCTGGGCTTTCGGCCTCCTCTTCATCAACAAAGAGTCAGTAGTCATGGCCTATCTCTTCACTACCTTCAACGCCTTCCAGGGGGTCTTCATCTTTGTCTTTCACTGCGCCTTACAGAAAAAG GTGCACAAGGAGTACAGCAAGTGCCTGCGTCACTCCTACTGCTGCATCCGCTCCCCACCTGGGGGCACTCACGGCTCCCTTAAGACCTCAGCCATGCGAAGTAACACCCGATACTACACAGGGACCCAG AGCCGAATCCGGAGGATGTGGAATGACACCGTGAGGAAGCAGACAGAGTCCTCCTTTATGGCAGGTGACATCAACAGCACCCCCACCCTGAACCGAG GTACCATGGGGAACCACCTACTGACCAACCCCGTGCTACAGCCTCGTGGGGGCACTAGCCCATACAATACACTCATTGCAGAGTCCGTGGGCTTCAATCCCTCCTCGCCCCCAGTCTTCAACTCCCCAG GAAGCTACAGGGAACCCA AGCACCCCTTGGGAGGCCGGGAAGCCTGTGGCATGGACACCCTGCCACTTAACGGCAACTTCAACAACAGCTACTCCTTGCGAAGCGGTGATTTCCCTCCAGGGGATGGGGGTCCCGAGCCACCCCGAGGCCGGAACCTGGCAGATGCTGCCGCCTTTGAGAAGATGATCATCTCAGAGCTGGTGCACAACAACCTGCGAGGGGCCAGTGGGGGTGCCAAAGGGCCTCCACCAGAGCCACCTGTGCCACCTGTGCCAGGGGTCAGTGAGGACGAGGCCGGTGGACCAGGGAGTGCTGACCGGGCAGAGATTGAACTTCTCTACAAGGCCCTGGAGGAGCCGCTGCTGCTGCCCCGGGCCCAGTCGGTGCTGTACCAGAGTGATCTGGATGAGTCGGAGAGCTGTACGGCAGAGGATGGGGCCACCAGCcggcccctctcctcccctcccggCCGGGACTCCCTCTATGCCAGCGGGGCCAACCTGCGGGACTCGCCCTCCTACCCGGACAGCAGCCCGGAAGGGCCTAATGAggccctgcccccgcccccacctgctccccctgGGCCCCCAGAAATCTACTACACCTCTCGCCCGCCGGCCCTGGTGGCTCGGAATCCCCTACAGGGCTACTACCAGGTGCGGCGGCCCAGCCATGAAGGCTACCTGGCAGCCCCCAGCCTCGAGGGGCCAGGGCCCGATGGGGACGGGCAAATGCAGTTGGTCACTAGTCTCTGA
- the Adgrl1 gene encoding adhesion G protein-coupled receptor L1 isoform X4, protein MARLAAALWSLCVTTVLVTSATQGLSRAGLPFGLMRRELACEGYPIELRCPGSDVIMVENANYGRTDDKICDADPFQMENVQCYLPDAFKIMSQRCNNRTQCVVVAGSDAFPDPCPGTYKYLEVQYDCVPYIEVEQKVFVCPGTLQKVLEPTSTHESEHQSGAWCKDPLQAGDRIYVMPWIPYRTDTLTEYASWEDYVAARHTTTYRLPNRVDGTGFVVYDGAVFYNKERTRNIVKYDLRTRIKSGETVINTANYHDTSPYRWGGKTDIDLAVDENGLWVIYATEGNNGRLVVSQLNPYTLRFEGTWETGYDKRSASNAFMVCGVLYVLRSVYVDDDSEAAGNRVDYAFNTNANREEPVSLAFPNPYQFVSSVDYNPRDNQLYVWNNYFVVRYSLEFGPPDPSAGPATSPPLSTTTTARPTPLTSTASPAATTPLRRAPLTTHPVGAINQLGPDLPPATAPAPSTRRPPAPNLHVSPELFCEPREVRRVQWPATQQGMLVERPCPKGTRGIASFQCLPALGLWNPRGPDLSNCTSPWVNQVAQKIKSGENAANIASELARHTRGSIYAGDVSSSVKLMEQLLDILDAQLQALRPIERESAGKNYNKMHKRERTCKDYIKAVVETVDNLLRPEALESWKDMNATEQVHTATMLLDVLEEGAFLLADNVREPARFLAAKQNVVLEVTVLNTEGQVQELVFPQEYPSENSIQLSANTIKQNSRNGVVKVVFILYNNLGLFLSTENATVKLAGEAGTGGPGGASLVVNSQVIAASINKESSRVFLMDPVIFTVAHLEAKNHFNANCSFWNYSERSMLGYWSTQGCRLVESNKTHTTCACSHLTNFAVLMAHREIYQGRINELLLSVITWVGIVISLVCLAICISTFCFLRGLQTDRNTIHKNLCINLFLAELLFLVGIDKTQYEVACPIFAGLLHYFFLAAFSWLCLEGVHLYLLLVEVFESEYSRTKYYYLGGYCFPALVVGIAAAIDYRSYGTEKACWLRVDNYFIWSFIGPVSFVIVVNLVFLMVTLHKMIRSSSVLKPDSSRLDNIKSWALGAIALLFLLGLTWAFGLLFINKESVVMAYLFTTFNAFQGVFIFVFHCALQKKVHKEYSKCLRHSYCCIRSPPGGTHGSLKTSAMRSNTRYYTGTQSRIRRMWNDTVRKQTESSFMAGDINSTPTLNRGTMGNHLLTNPVLQPRGGTSPYNTLIAESVGFNPSSPPVFNSPGSYREPKHPLGGREACGMDTLPLNGNFNNSYSLRSGDFPPGDGGPEPPRGRNLADAAAFEKMIISELVHNNLRGASGGAKGPPPEPPVPPVPGVSEDEAGGPGSADRAEIELLYKALEEPLLLPRAQSVLYQSDLDESESCTAEDGATSRPLSSPPGRDSLYASGANLRDSPSYPDSSPEGPNEALPPPPPAPPGPPEIYYTSRPPALVARNPLQGYYQVRRPSHEGYLAAPSLEGPGPDGDGQMQLVTSL, encoded by the exons TAGAAGTGGAGCAGAAAG TCTTCGTGTGCCCAGGGACCCTGCAGAAGGTGCTGGAGCCCACCTCTACACATGAGTCAGAGCATCAGTCTGGTGCATGGTGCAAGGACCCGCTGCAGGCAGGTGACCGTATCTACGTTATGCCCTGGATCCCCTACCGCACGGACACATTGACTGAATATGCCTCATGGGAGGACTATGTAGCCGCACGCCACACCACCACGTACAGACTGCCCAACCGTGTAGATGGCACTGGCTTTGTGGTCTACGATGGCGCAGTCTTCTACAACAAGGAGCGCACTCGCAACATTGTCAAATATGACCTGCGGACCCGCATCAAGAGCGGGGAAACTGTCATAAACACAGCCAACTACCACGATACCTCACCTTACCGCTGGGGAGGTAAAACCGACATTGACCTGGCAGTAGATGAGAACGGACTGTGGGTCATCTATGCAACTGAGGGCAACAATGGGCGCTTGGTGGTAAGCCAGCTCAACCCCTACACGTTGCGTTTTGAGGGCACTTGGGAAACAGGCTATGACAAGCGCTCGGCCTCCAATGCCTTCATGGTGTGCGGCGTCCTCTATGTGCTGCGTTCTGTCTATGTGGACGATGATAGCGAGGCCGCAGGCAACCGCGTGGACTATGCCTTCAACACCAATGCGAACCGTGAGGAGCCCGTCAGTCTGGCCTTCCCCAACCCCTACCAGTTCGTATCTTCTGTTGACTACAACCCCCGGGACAACCAGCTCTATGTATGGAACAACTACTTTGTTGTGCGCTATAGCCTGGAGTTTGGACCCCCAGATCCCAGTGCTG GCCCAGCCACTTCCCCGCCTCTCAGTACCACCACCACAGCCCGGCCCACACCCCTCACCAGCACAGCCTCGCCTGCAGCCACCACTCCACTCCGCCGGGCACCCCTCACCACACACCCAGTGGGTGCCATCAACCAGCTGGGACCTGACCTGCCTCCAGCCACAGCTCCAGCACCCAGTACCCGAAGGCCTCCAGCCCCCAATCTGCATGTGTCCCCTGAGCTCTTCTGTGAACCCAGAGAGGTCCGGCGGGTCCAGTGGCCAGCTACCCAACAGGGTATGCTGGTGGAGAGACCTTGCCCCAAGGGAACTCGAG GAATTGCCTCATTCCAGTGCCTCCCAGCTCTGGGGCTCTGGAATCCTCGGGGCCCTGACCTCAGCAACTGCACTTCTCCCTGGGTCAACCAAGTAGCCCAGAAG ATCAAGAGTGGAGAGAATGCGGCCAACATTGCCAGTGAGCTGGCCCGCCACACACGGGGCTCTATCTATGCTGGGGACGTGTCCTCCTCAGTGAAGCTGATGGAACAACTGCTAGATATCCTGGATGCCCAGCTCCAGGCCCTACGGCCCATTGAACGAGAGTCAGCCGGCAAGAACTACAATAAG aTGCACAAGCGAGAGAGAACCTGCAAGGACTACATCAAG GCTGTGGTGGAGACAGTGGATAACCTGCTTCGGCCGGAGGCGCTTGAGTCATGGAAAGACATGAATGCCACCGAACAGGTTCATACAGCCACCATGCTTCTAGATGTCCTGGAGGAGGGTGCCTTCCTGCTGGCTGACAATGTCAGAGAACCTGCTCGCTTCTTGGCTGCCAAGCAGAACGTGG TCCTGGAGGTAACTGTGCTGAACACGGAGGGCCAAGTGCAGGAGTTGGTGTTCCCCCAAGAGTATCCCAGTGAGAACTCCATTCAGCTCTCCGCCAACACCATCAAGCAGAACAGCCGCAACG GTGTGGTGAAAGTTGTCTTCATTCTCTACAACAACCTGGGCCTCTTCTTGTCCACGGAGAATGCCACAGTGAAGCTGGCAGGTGAGGCAGGGACAGGTGGCCCTGGAGGTGCCTCCCTGGTGGTCAACTCACAGGTCATCGCAGCATCTATCAATAAGGAGTCTAGCCGCGTCTTCCTCATGGACCCTGTCATCTTTACTGTAGCCCACTTGGAG GCCAAGAACCACTTCAATGCAAACTGCTCCTTCTGGAACTACTCAGAGCGCTCCATGCTGGGCTACTGGTCAACCCAGGGCTGCCGATTGGTGGAGTCCAATAAGACCCATACCACATGTGCCTGCAGCCACCTCACCAACTTCGCAGTGCTCATGGCTCACCGAGAGATC TACCAAGGCCGTATTAATGAGCTGCTGCTGTCAGTCATCACCTGGGTTGGTATTGTCATCTCCCTGGTCTGTCTGGCTATCTGCATCtccaccttctgcttcctgcgGGGCTTGCAGACTGACCGCAACACCATCCACAAGAATCTGTGCATCAACCTCTTCCTTGCGGAGCTGCTCTTCCTGGTTGGAATAGATAAAACTCAGTATGAG GTCGCCTGCCCTATCTTTGCGGGACTGCTGCACTACTTCTTCCTGGCCGCCTTCTCCTGGCTGTGCCTGGAGGGCGTGCACCTCTACCTGTTGCTGGTGGAGGTGTTCGAGAGCGAGTATTCACGCACCAAGTACTATTACCTAGGTGGCTACTGCTTCCCAGCCCTGGTGGTCGGCATCGCAGCAGCCATTGACTACCGAAGCTACGGCACTGAAAAGGC CTGCTGGCTGAGGGTGGATAACTACTTCATCTGGAGCTTCATTGGGCCCGTCTCGTTTGTCATTGTG GTGAACCTGGTGTTCCTCATGGTGACCCTGCACAAGATGATCCGAAGCTCATCAGTGCTCAAGCCTGACTCTAGTCGCCTTGACAACATCAA GTCCTGGGCGCTGGGTGCCATTGCACTGCTCTTCCTGCTGGGCCTCACCTGGGCTTTCGGCCTCCTCTTCATCAACAAAGAGTCAGTAGTCATGGCCTATCTCTTCACTACCTTCAACGCCTTCCAGGGGGTCTTCATCTTTGTCTTTCACTGCGCCTTACAGAAAAAG GTGCACAAGGAGTACAGCAAGTGCCTGCGTCACTCCTACTGCTGCATCCGCTCCCCACCTGGGGGCACTCACGGCTCCCTTAAGACCTCAGCCATGCGAAGTAACACCCGATACTACACAGGGACCCAG AGCCGAATCCGGAGGATGTGGAATGACACCGTGAGGAAGCAGACAGAGTCCTCCTTTATGGCAGGTGACATCAACAGCACCCCCACCCTGAACCGAG GTACCATGGGGAACCACCTACTGACCAACCCCGTGCTACAGCCTCGTGGGGGCACTAGCCCATACAATACACTCATTGCAGAGTCCGTGGGCTTCAATCCCTCCTCGCCCCCAGTCTTCAACTCCCCAG GAAGCTACAGGGAACCCA AGCACCCCTTGGGAGGCCGGGAAGCCTGTGGCATGGACACCCTGCCACTTAACGGCAACTTCAACAACAGCTACTCCTTGCGAAGCGGTGATTTCCCTCCAGGGGATGGGGGTCCCGAGCCACCCCGAGGCCGGAACCTGGCAGATGCTGCCGCCTTTGAGAAGATGATCATCTCAGAGCTGGTGCACAACAACCTGCGAGGGGCCAGTGGGGGTGCCAAAGGGCCTCCACCAGAGCCACCTGTGCCACCTGTGCCAGGGGTCAGTGAGGACGAGGCCGGTGGACCAGGGAGTGCTGACCGGGCAGAGATTGAACTTCTCTACAAGGCCCTGGAGGAGCCGCTGCTGCTGCCCCGGGCCCAGTCGGTGCTGTACCAGAGTGATCTGGATGAGTCGGAGAGCTGTACGGCAGAGGATGGGGCCACCAGCcggcccctctcctcccctcccggCCGGGACTCCCTCTATGCCAGCGGGGCCAACCTGCGGGACTCGCCCTCCTACCCGGACAGCAGCCCGGAAGGGCCTAATGAggccctgcccccgcccccacctgctccccctgGGCCCCCAGAAATCTACTACACCTCTCGCCCGCCGGCCCTGGTGGCTCGGAATCCCCTACAGGGCTACTACCAGGTGCGGCGGCCCAGCCATGAAGGCTACCTGGCAGCCCCCAGCCTCGAGGGGCCAGGGCCCGATGGGGACGGGCAAATGCAGTTGGTCACTAGTCTCTGA